A region of Catenibacterium mitsuokai DNA encodes the following proteins:
- the malQ gene encoding 4-alpha-glucanotransferase encodes MRKSGVLLSVSSLPSKYGIGCFDEAAYKFVDDLVEAKQTYWQILPLGITGYGDSPYQSFSTFAGNPYFISLDEFVKCGYLKEEDLPEADINSDYVDYSYLYENRYALLKKAYENSHITDNEDFKAYCKDNAWWLEDYALFMAIKASYDNQGWENWPLELRLRNDASLTEKRNELSDDINYHKFLQYYVWKQWYALKDYANSKGVEIIGDIPIYVAYDSSDVWGQPELFQLDPEVKPTAVAGVPPDGFSADGQLWGNPLYDWKKHKETGYAWWIQRIAYCKKAYDVVRIDHFRGFDEYFSIPYGDTTARNGHWEKGPGYDLFKTVEESLGKLNVIAEDLGYLTDTVKQMVADCGYPGMKVFEFAFDSRDSSGTSNYLPHNYTENSVVYTGTHDNETMIGWLKNILPEERQMLKDYLHYDGDDDTVLVDMSIDCIMASVSDKCIVPMQDYLKLDNTARMNKPNTLGNNWMWRLDKNAFSDSLKERMRDITVKTNRI; translated from the coding sequence ATGAGAAAAAGTGGTGTGTTATTATCCGTATCATCTTTACCTAGTAAGTATGGTATTGGTTGTTTTGATGAAGCTGCTTATAAGTTTGTAGATGATCTTGTAGAAGCTAAACAAACATATTGGCAGATTCTCCCTTTAGGTATTACTGGTTATGGTGATTCACCTTATCAGTCATTCTCTACTTTTGCAGGTAACCCATATTTTATTTCTTTAGATGAGTTTGTGAAATGTGGTTATTTAAAGGAAGAAGATCTACCAGAAGCAGATATAAATAGTGATTATGTTGATTATTCTTATCTCTATGAAAATAGATATGCATTATTAAAGAAAGCGTATGAGAATTCACATATTACTGATAATGAAGATTTTAAAGCTTACTGTAAGGACAATGCATGGTGGCTAGAAGATTATGCATTATTTATGGCAATAAAAGCATCTTATGATAACCAAGGCTGGGAAAATTGGCCTTTAGAATTACGTTTAAGAAATGATGCGTCCCTTACCGAGAAACGTAATGAACTAAGTGATGACATTAATTACCATAAGTTCTTACAGTACTATGTATGGAAGCAATGGTATGCATTAAAGGATTATGCGAATAGTAAAGGGGTAGAAATCATTGGTGATATTCCTATCTATGTCGCATATGATTCATCTGATGTATGGGGACAGCCAGAATTATTCCAGTTGGATCCTGAAGTAAAACCTACTGCAGTTGCAGGTGTACCACCTGATGGTTTCTCTGCTGATGGACAGCTTTGGGGTAATCCACTTTATGACTGGAAGAAACATAAGGAAACTGGTTATGCATGGTGGATCCAGAGAATTGCATATTGTAAGAAAGCCTATGATGTTGTACGTATTGACCATTTTAGAGGTTTTGATGAATATTTCTCAATTCCTTATGGTGATACAACTGCTAGAAATGGACATTGGGAAAAAGGTCCAGGCTATGACTTATTTAAGACAGTTGAAGAGTCTTTAGGAAAACTCAATGTAATTGCCGAAGACTTAGGTTATTTGACTGATACAGTTAAACAGATGGTCGCTGATTGTGGTTATCCAGGTATGAAGGTATTTGAATTCGCATTTGATTCACGTGATTCTTCTGGTACAAGCAACTACCTACCTCACAACTATACAGAAAATTCAGTTGTTTATACTGGAACTCATGATAATGAAACAATGATCGGATGGCTTAAAAATATTCTGCCTGAAGAAAGACAGATGTTGAAAGACTATCTACACTATGATGGTGATGATGACACTGTATTAGTGGATATGAGTATTGATTGTATTATGGCAAGTGTAAGTGATAAGTGCATTGTACCAATGCAGGATTACTTGAAGCTTGATAATACAGCGCGTATGAATAAGCCTAATACTTTAGGTAATAACTGGATGTGGCGTTTAGATAAGAATGCTTTTAGTGATTCATTAAAGGAACGAATGCGTGATATTACAGTAAAAACAAACCGTATTTAA
- a CDS encoding class I SAM-dependent rRNA methyltransferase, with protein MKRNYPSIIITPEGEKWLDKGQMWMYKNNLGSLDDSIENGSLVDIMTTQGRYLGTGFLSKESHITVRILTKNQNEVIDREFFKKRIQFAYDFRKTVEKDNLTNCRLVFGEADSLPGLTADRYNEIIVTQITSYGLDLIKDMIYELLLEVLKEDGQNVSAIYERNDVKVRAKEGLELYKGFWKPSKLPTTTVINENGLKLNVDVENGQKTGYFLDQKSNRVLLRNMSAGKTVLDCFSHTGGFALNAAIGGAKHVTAVDVSQTALDQGLANAKMNHLEERMSFVQDDVFDYLDKCHQGQYDIIVLDPPAFTKSRRTVNHAYNGYKNINMKAMKLLRQGGYLITCSCSRFMETALFEQMLRESAKECGVTLKQVSVTQQNADHPILWTMEETSYLKFYIFQII; from the coding sequence ATGAAAAGAAATTATCCAAGTATTATTATTACTCCTGAAGGAGAAAAATGGCTCGATAAAGGGCAGATGTGGATGTATAAGAACAATCTAGGTAGTCTAGATGATTCTATTGAGAATGGTTCTTTAGTAGATATTATGACGACTCAAGGACGTTATTTAGGTACAGGGTTTCTTTCTAAAGAAAGTCATATTACAGTACGTATTTTAACTAAGAATCAAAATGAAGTGATTGATAGAGAATTCTTTAAAAAGAGAATTCAGTTTGCGTATGACTTTAGAAAGACAGTAGAAAAAGATAATTTAACGAACTGTCGTCTTGTATTTGGTGAAGCAGATAGCTTACCAGGTTTAACTGCAGACCGTTATAATGAAATCATTGTGACTCAGATTACATCTTATGGTTTAGATTTAATCAAAGATATGATCTATGAATTATTACTAGAAGTATTAAAAGAAGATGGTCAGAATGTATCTGCCATCTATGAAAGAAATGATGTCAAGGTGCGTGCTAAGGAGGGTCTAGAACTCTATAAAGGATTCTGGAAACCAAGCAAATTACCGACTACAACAGTTATTAATGAAAATGGTTTAAAGCTTAATGTAGATGTAGAAAATGGTCAGAAGACGGGTTACTTCTTAGATCAGAAATCTAACAGAGTATTACTAAGAAACATGTCAGCAGGTAAGACAGTCTTAGACTGTTTTAGTCATACAGGAGGTTTCGCATTAAATGCTGCAATTGGTGGCGCAAAACATGTCACTGCTGTAGATGTTTCTCAAACAGCTTTAGATCAGGGTCTTGCGAATGCGAAGATGAATCATCTAGAAGAGAGAATGTCTTTTGTACAGGATGATGTTTTTGATTACTTAGATAAATGTCATCAGGGACAGTATGATATTATTGTCTTAGATCCACCTGCATTTACTAAATCAAGAAGAACAGTAAATCATGCTTATAATGGCTATAAGAATATTAACATGAAGGCTATGAAACTACTAAGACAGGGTGGATATCTAATTACATGCAGCTGTTCACGTTTTATGGAAACTGCACTATTTGAACAGATGTTAAGAGAATCCGCAAAGGAATGTGGAGTAACTCTAAAACAGGTCTCTGTGACTCAACAGAATGCAGATCATCCAATTCTATGGACTATGGAAGAAACATCTTACTTAAAGTTCTATATCTTCCAAATCATCTAG
- a CDS encoding DUF6591 domain-containing protein, producing the protein MNKKIFIVIMSLLVSLTGCGSSKTTSSSPKEKINIKDIAWNVDEGIVDGERCVLLDYTNNTNYTITGFELTFKEKKNITEEEKSKLYSEVKESCGLTDEYKNSSISMYADSNQVVSKKESISNVHCCYDNYYYVKNINHYKLMEPDIATIKYIDNNKVYTEYYDFSAKKYSLDKETQIANQWSKTELGDKIPKTNAKVVEIIRDDQINFTFKAYGLSRDQFNAYVEECEKRGYNVDLSYVDGFYSANSKEGYNIKAIYDEDDHSITAAINSPKANHE; encoded by the coding sequence ATGAATAAGAAAATATTTATTGTGATTATGAGTTTATTAGTTAGTTTAACTGGATGTGGTAGTAGTAAGACTACGAGTAGTAGTCCAAAGGAAAAAATCAATATAAAAGATATTGCTTGGAATGTGGATGAAGGTATTGTGGATGGAGAACGTTGTGTACTTCTTGACTATACGAATAATACAAATTATACAATCACCGGCTTTGAACTTACATTCAAAGAAAAAAAGAATATAACTGAAGAAGAAAAATCAAAATTATATTCAGAAGTCAAAGAGTCATGTGGATTAACTGATGAATACAAGAATAGTTCTATTTCTATGTATGCGGATAGTAATCAGGTTGTGAGTAAAAAAGAATCTATTTCGAATGTGCATTGTTGTTACGATAACTATTATTATGTAAAGAATATCAATCACTATAAGCTGATGGAACCTGATATTGCGACTATTAAGTATATTGATAATAATAAGGTCTATACTGAATACTATGATTTTAGTGCAAAAAAATATTCTCTTGATAAAGAGACACAGATAGCTAATCAATGGTCCAAAACAGAATTAGGAGATAAAATTCCTAAAACAAATGCAAAGGTAGTAGAAATCATCAGAGATGATCAAATAAACTTTACATTTAAAGCATATGGATTGTCACGAGATCAGTTTAATGCTTATGTTGAAGAATGTGAAAAACGTGGCTATAACGTTGATTTGAGTTACGTTGATGGATTCTATAGCGCAAATAGTAAAGAAGGTTATAATATTAAGGCAATCTATGATGAAGATGATCATTCGATCACTGCAGCAATAAATTCTCCAAAAGCTAATCATGAATAA
- a CDS encoding glycogen/starch/alpha-glucan phosphorylase, with protein sequence MDVKTLINTRVQELFNLSIKDCSNEQAYIALLSVVKDLLDDKKTIEGDRKVYYFSAEFLIGKLMSNNLINLGIRKEVKELFKENGKSLEEIEEIEAEPSLGNGGLGRLAACFLDSIATLDLPGDGVGLNYHLGLFKQVFEYNKQCETPNPWINDHSWLIPTNKHYTVEFKDFSLKSQLYDLDVLGYKGNKNKLHLFDIASVDESMVHDGISFDKSNIVRNLTLFLYPDDSDEAGRKLRIYQQYFMVSNGAQMILEDIKSKGISLTDLDKHVCIQINDTHPSMVIPELIRLLMKEGLTMKQAIDITSKTCAYTNHTILAEALEKWPLSYLEEIVPQLVPIIEALDAVAKERSTNEKVAIIDNNKLVHMAHMDIHFGFSINGVASIHTDILKNTELHDFYELYPTHFNNKTNGITFRRWLLSCNEELTDLIDSLIGEGYKQDASELEKLQKYLDDEVVLDKLLTIKQEKKTQLANVIKEKEGIELDPSSIFDVQVKRLHEYKRQQMNVLYIIYQYLQIKAGHKPAHTITCIFGAKAAPAYILAKDIVHTLLCLQQLIDNDPEVSPYLKVVMVENYNVTYAESIIPAADFSEQISLASKEASGTSNMKFMLNGAVTLGTDDGANVEIHEFVGDDNIYIFGAKADTVIDHYAKGDYHPQDILNNDPELRTLVDFIVSDEMKSVGDVESLERLHNDMSYKDWFMALLDARDYIETKVRAINDYKDRKAWAKKMLVNISKAGFFSSDRTIAQYNEDIWKLK encoded by the coding sequence ATGGATGTTAAGACGTTAATTAATACAAGAGTTCAGGAGTTATTTAATCTTTCAATAAAGGATTGTTCTAATGAACAAGCATATATCGCATTATTAAGTGTTGTAAAAGACTTGCTTGATGATAAAAAGACAATTGAAGGTGACCGTAAGGTTTATTATTTCTCTGCTGAATTCTTAATTGGTAAACTCATGAGTAATAACTTAATCAACTTAGGTATTCGTAAGGAAGTAAAGGAATTATTCAAAGAAAACGGAAAGAGTTTAGAAGAAATTGAAGAAATAGAAGCTGAACCTTCACTCGGTAATGGTGGGTTAGGTCGATTAGCTGCTTGTTTCTTAGATTCAATCGCAACTTTAGACCTACCTGGTGATGGTGTTGGTCTTAATTATCATTTAGGTTTATTCAAACAGGTATTTGAATACAACAAACAGTGCGAAACACCAAACCCTTGGATTAATGATCATTCTTGGCTCATTCCTACAAACAAACATTATACTGTAGAATTTAAGGACTTTTCTTTAAAGTCTCAATTATATGATTTAGATGTATTAGGCTATAAAGGAAATAAGAATAAATTACACTTATTTGATATTGCATCTGTTGATGAATCAATGGTACATGATGGTATCTCATTTGATAAATCAAACATTGTACGTAACTTAACTTTATTCCTCTATCCAGATGATAGTGATGAAGCAGGTCGTAAATTACGTATTTACCAGCAGTATTTCATGGTATCTAATGGGGCACAGATGATTCTTGAAGATATCAAGAGTAAAGGAATCAGTTTAACTGATTTAGATAAGCATGTATGTATCCAGATTAATGATACACATCCATCAATGGTTATTCCTGAATTGATTCGTCTTCTTATGAAAGAAGGACTTACAATGAAGCAGGCTATTGATATTACATCTAAAACATGTGCTTATACAAACCATACTATTCTTGCAGAAGCACTTGAAAAATGGCCATTGTCTTATCTAGAAGAAATCGTGCCTCAATTAGTACCTATTATTGAAGCATTAGATGCTGTTGCGAAAGAAAGATCTACAAATGAAAAAGTCGCAATTATTGATAATAATAAGCTTGTTCATATGGCGCATATGGATATCCACTTTGGTTTCTCTATCAATGGTGTGGCTTCTATTCATACTGATATTTTAAAGAATACTGAATTACATGACTTCTATGAACTTTACCCAACACATTTCAACAACAAAACAAACGGTATTACATTTAGAAGATGGTTATTATCATGTAATGAAGAATTAACTGATTTGATTGATAGCTTAATTGGTGAAGGCTACAAACAAGATGCAAGTGAATTAGAGAAATTACAGAAATATTTAGATGATGAAGTAGTCCTAGATAAACTACTTACAATCAAACAGGAAAAGAAAACACAGCTTGCGAACGTAATCAAAGAAAAAGAAGGTATTGAGTTAGATCCTTCCTCTATCTTCGATGTTCAGGTTAAGAGATTACATGAATATAAACGTCAGCAGATGAATGTGTTATATATCATCTACCAGTACTTACAGATTAAAGCCGGTCATAAGCCTGCACATACTATTACATGTATCTTTGGCGCAAAAGCAGCTCCTGCTTATATTCTCGCAAAAGATATCGTCCATACACTCCTTTGTCTGCAGCAGCTTATTGACAATGACCCAGAAGTATCTCCTTACTTAAAAGTAGTCATGGTAGAAAACTATAATGTCACTTATGCAGAATCTATTATTCCTGCAGCTGATTTCTCTGAACAGATTTCCCTTGCTTCAAAAGAAGCATCTGGTACATCTAATATGAAATTCATGTTGAACGGTGCAGTCACATTAGGTACTGACGATGGTGCCAATGTCGAAATACATGAATTTGTAGGTGACGATAATATTTATATCTTTGGCGCAAAAGCTGATACAGTTATTGACCATTATGCGAAAGGTGATTATCATCCTCAGGATATCTTAAATAATGATCCTGAATTAAGAACACTTGTTGATTTTATTGTCAGTGATGAAATGAAATCAGTCGGTGATGTGGAATCACTTGAAAGATTACATAATGATATGTCATACAAGGATTGGTTTATGGCATTACTTGATGCAAGAGACTATATTGAGACTAAAGTACGTGCTATCAACGATTATAAAGATAGAAAAGCATGGGCTAAGAAGATGTTAGTTAATATCTCTAAAGCTGGTTTCTTCTCTAGTGATAGAACTATTGCACAGTATAATGAAGATATCTGGAAATTAAAATAA
- a CDS encoding LacI family DNA-binding transcriptional regulator: MSITIKDIAKKAGVSPSTVSRTINNHYSISEETKEKVRKVMDELGYVYDKSHIKKHDVGVVFPRSMVDVYENPFYLEIVRGISYMCNKGRYSLHIITGADTREMKTSMEIADCEGYIFLNTKIESSVTDYLRERMIPYIMIGKPPMNSITSVSVDTDNIQAGYEAVKYLLKKGHQKIGYIGEKKDVQYSIDRRLGYIQALSEAGYEVKEDYIKNLSSSYSYNPNEILELLRSDDCPSAFVVCDDIYAVIMVRLITEVGKKVPDDISIVSFNNSIFARFSEPPLTSIDVSPNQLGMEAVVQLIKHIETPTMFATRSIVPFTIRKRQSVKEMNKGDSH, translated from the coding sequence ATGAGTATCACAATTAAAGACATTGCGAAAAAAGCAGGGGTATCTCCATCTACTGTATCTCGTACAATTAATAATCATTATTCAATTAGTGAAGAAACGAAAGAAAAAGTACGTAAAGTAATGGATGAACTCGGTTATGTATATGATAAATCACATATTAAGAAACATGATGTTGGTGTCGTCTTTCCACGTTCTATGGTAGATGTCTATGAAAATCCATTCTATCTAGAAATAGTAAGAGGTATTAGTTATATGTGTAATAAAGGGCGTTATAGTCTTCATATTATTACTGGTGCCGATACGAGAGAAATGAAGACAAGTATGGAGATTGCGGATTGTGAAGGATATATCTTCCTAAATACGAAAATTGAATCTTCTGTGACAGACTATTTAAGAGAACGTATGATTCCTTATATTATGATTGGTAAACCACCAATGAATTCCATTACATCAGTTAGTGTAGATACAGATAATATCCAGGCAGGCTATGAGGCAGTGAAATACTTATTAAAAAAAGGACATCAAAAGATCGGTTATATTGGTGAAAAAAAGGATGTACAATATTCTATAGATCGACGTCTTGGTTATATACAAGCTTTATCCGAAGCAGGCTATGAAGTGAAAGAAGACTATATTAAGAATCTTTCTTCAAGTTATTCCTATAACCCCAATGAAATACTTGAATTATTAAGAAGTGATGACTGTCCGAGTGCCTTTGTGGTATGTGATGATATTTATGCCGTCATTATGGTTAGACTAATTACTGAAGTAGGAAAGAAAGTACCTGATGATATTTCTATTGTGAGCTTTAATAATTCTATCTTTGCACGTTTCTCAGAACCACCACTGACTTCTATTGATGTAAGCCCAAATCAGTTAGGCATGGAAGCAGTTGTCCAGCTTATTAAACATATAGAAACACCTACCATGTTTGCGACACGCTCAATTGTTCCATTCACAATACGTAAAAGACAAAGTGTAAAGGAAATGAATAAAGGCGATTCACATTAA
- a CDS encoding PTS transporter subunit IIBC: MSKGKVLCMPLKGKVVPITDVPDSVFSEKMMGDGCAIIPEDGKVYAPDNCVVKMVAPTKHAVGLVTDDGIEILIHFGLDTVQYQGEGFTWHVKEGQTVEKGDLLFEGDLDFFKSKGVNTMTPFVFTKEDDLKGKKIVLKKGAHNVKDEMLVLEDVAAPKAAPEKKKKKGINFDFLQKLGKALMTVIAVMPAAGLMISLGKVFQMFGADVAFVMTVGSVMEQIGWAVINNLHILFAAAIGGNWAKDRAGGAFAAVIAFILINNITGTIFGVTADMVNSSKVIYTHTLFGAKIPIANYFTTVLGSAALNMGVFVGIIAGFVGGIVYNKYYNFRKLPDCLSFFNGKRFVPLMVIVHSVVIAVIMSVVWPFVQGGINSFGVWLANSSKTAPIIAPFLYGMLERLLLPFGLHHMLTIPVNYTSFGGTYTIMTGLQKGTKVFGQDPLWLAWVTDLINLKKAGNMTAYTHLLTTVTPARFKVGQMIGATGLLAGFAYAMYKNVDKDKQPKYKSMFISTFVATFLTGVTEPLEFMFMFAAVPLYGVYAVLQGLAFAAADIVHLRVHSFGNIEFLTRVPMAVQAGLLGDVINFVIACVVFAVVGYFVANFMIKKFNFATPGRLGNYDDMESDETSTAHEGSAQVEAIINLLGGRDNIQLVDACMTRLRVTVNDVNKVADVDAWKKEGAKGLLKKDNGVQAVYGPKADVLKSDINDALGK; this comes from the coding sequence ATGAGTAAGGGAAAAGTTTTATGTATGCCCCTCAAGGGTAAAGTAGTACCAATCACTGATGTCCCAGATTCTGTATTTTCAGAAAAGATGATGGGAGACGGATGTGCTATCATTCCAGAAGATGGAAAAGTATATGCACCAGACAACTGTGTAGTAAAAATGGTTGCACCTACTAAACATGCAGTTGGTCTTGTGACAGATGATGGTATTGAAATCTTAATCCATTTTGGATTAGACACAGTTCAGTATCAAGGTGAAGGTTTTACTTGGCATGTAAAAGAAGGACAGACAGTTGAAAAAGGAGATTTATTGTTTGAAGGAGATTTAGATTTCTTTAAATCTAAAGGTGTCAATACAATGACTCCATTCGTATTTACTAAAGAAGATGATCTTAAAGGTAAGAAGATTGTCTTAAAGAAAGGTGCTCATAATGTAAAGGATGAAATGCTTGTTCTTGAAGATGTTGCAGCTCCTAAAGCAGCACCTGAAAAGAAGAAGAAAAAAGGAATTAACTTCGACTTCTTACAGAAGTTAGGTAAAGCCTTAATGACAGTTATCGCAGTAATGCCTGCTGCTGGTTTAATGATTTCATTAGGTAAAGTATTCCAGATGTTTGGTGCAGATGTCGCATTTGTTATGACTGTTGGTTCTGTAATGGAACAGATTGGTTGGGCAGTTATCAACAATCTACATATCTTATTCGCAGCTGCCATTGGTGGTAACTGGGCTAAAGATCGTGCCGGAGGTGCATTCGCAGCTGTTATCGCATTTATCTTAATCAATAACATCACAGGTACAATCTTTGGTGTTACAGCCGATATGGTTAATAGTAGTAAAGTCATTTATACACATACATTATTTGGTGCAAAGATTCCAATTGCCAACTATTTCACAACAGTTCTAGGATCTGCAGCACTTAATATGGGTGTCTTTGTAGGTATTATTGCTGGTTTCGTTGGTGGTATTGTTTACAACAAATACTATAACTTCCGTAAATTACCTGATTGCTTATCATTCTTCAATGGTAAACGTTTCGTTCCATTAATGGTTATTGTTCATTCAGTTGTTATCGCAGTTATTATGTCAGTTGTATGGCCATTTGTTCAGGGTGGTATCAATAGCTTTGGTGTTTGGCTTGCAAACTCAAGTAAAACAGCTCCAATCATTGCCCCATTCTTATATGGTATGTTAGAACGTCTATTATTACCATTTGGTTTACATCATATGTTAACTATTCCAGTTAACTACACTTCATTTGGTGGTACATACACTATCATGACTGGTTTACAGAAGGGTACAAAAGTATTCGGTCAGGATCCATTATGGTTAGCTTGGGTTACAGACTTAATTAACTTAAAGAAAGCTGGAAATATGACAGCTTACACTCACTTATTAACAACAGTTACACCTGCTCGTTTCAAAGTAGGTCAGATGATTGGTGCAACTGGTCTATTAGCTGGTTTCGCTTATGCAATGTATAAGAACGTAGATAAAGATAAACAGCCTAAATATAAATCAATGTTTATTTCTACATTCGTTGCAACTTTCTTAACAGGTGTTACAGAACCTCTAGAATTCATGTTTATGTTCGCAGCAGTTCCACTATATGGTGTTTATGCAGTACTTCAAGGTTTAGCTTTCGCAGCAGCTGATATTGTTCATTTAAGAGTTCATTCATTTGGTAATATCGAATTCTTAACTCGTGTTCCTATGGCAGTTCAAGCAGGATTACTTGGTGATGTTATTAATTTCGTTATTGCTTGTGTTGTATTCGCAGTAGTTGGTTATTTCGTTGCAAACTTCATGATCAAGAAGTTTAACTTTGCGACACCAGGTAGACTTGGTAACTATGATGATATGGAAAGTGATGAAACTTCTACAGCACATGAAGGTAGTGCTCAGGTCGAAGCAATTATCAACTTACTTGGTGGTAGAGATAATATTCAGTTAGTTGATGCATGTATGACTCGTTTAAGAGTTACAGTTAATGATGTCAATAAAGTTGCTGATGTTGATGCTTGGAAGAAGGAAGGTGCAAAGGGTCTCCTTAAGAAGGATAATGGTGTACAGGCAGTTTATGGACCTAAAGCCGATGTTCTTAAGTCAGATATCAATGATGCCTTAGGTAAATAA
- a CDS encoding LytTR family DNA-binding domain-containing protein, with translation MIVSIVHLNSYITDRIIQMFRHYHHRYTISKTLIHSDIYFTGAFEDIQRIKIIDQEAFIVVVLNKPLGPETVIYQPFHYIFENDLEFGVSLMLSLHMKHYDYYQFKYEHHKISIPIHDIFYIETHDHLSTIHTKKKNYHLYKPLRIIQEEMHSKQIVQINKSTCINSHYINKINHHDIYMGNHIFKLGQIYKNNFYQSLKKKSGDF, from the coding sequence ATGATTGTTTCTATTGTACATTTAAATTCTTATATAACAGACAGAATAATCCAGATGTTTCGTCATTATCATCATCGTTATACAATTTCTAAAACACTGATTCATTCTGATATATATTTTACAGGTGCATTTGAAGATATACAAAGAATTAAAATAATTGATCAAGAAGCTTTTATTGTGGTTGTATTAAATAAACCTTTAGGTCCAGAGACTGTGATCTACCAGCCTTTTCATTATATATTTGAAAATGATTTAGAGTTCGGCGTTTCATTGATGTTGTCATTGCATATGAAGCATTACGATTATTATCAATTTAAATATGAGCATCATAAGATATCTATTCCTATCCATGATATTTTCTATATAGAAACACATGATCATCTTTCTACTATACATACAAAGAAAAAGAACTATCATCTCTATAAGCCTTTAAGAATAATACAAGAAGAGATGCATTCTAAACAGATTGTACAGATTAATAAAAGTACATGTATTAATAGCCATTATATCAATAAAATAAATCATCACGATATCTATATGGGAAATCATATATTTAAGTTAGGACAAATTTATAAAAATAACTTTTATCAGTCATTAAAAAAGAAGTCCGGAGACTTCTAG
- a CDS encoding endonuclease/exonuclease/phosphatase family protein: MKLMTLNTHSLSESDEKNKLQTIANFILNHDVDVICLQEVNQSMTAKSVSTDSSYVGRDIIKEDNYALGLSRLLGDQYNWNYIPVKVGYDKFDEGVAIFSKYPIVNSENTLLTQTNDYSFWKKRNSLGVELVKENTHFWVYTAHLGWWKDEEEPFINQWHKLKTIATKEVPVYLAGDFNAPDIIPNQSYTTIKEDGWFDTRDLADDVQGRFTAQGKIDGWDEAVDGMRIDYIWCNKKEHVKSHHVIFDGTHEDVVSDHFGLFMEDSL, encoded by the coding sequence ATGAAGCTTATGACACTTAACACACATTCACTAAGTGAAAGTGATGAAAAGAATAAGCTCCAGACAATTGCGAATTTTATTCTGAATCATGATGTTGATGTCATTTGTTTACAAGAAGTCAATCAAAGTATGACGGCAAAAAGTGTTTCTACCGACAGCTCTTATGTCGGTAGAGACATTATTAAAGAAGATAATTATGCACTTGGGTTAAGTCGATTACTTGGTGATCAATATAACTGGAACTATATTCCAGTTAAAGTAGGTTATGACAAGTTTGATGAAGGTGTAGCCATCTTCTCTAAGTATCCTATTGTGAATAGTGAAAATACTTTATTGACACAAACCAATGATTATTCGTTCTGGAAGAAACGTAATTCTCTTGGAGTTGAATTAGTAAAAGAAAACACGCATTTCTGGGTTTATACAGCCCATTTAGGATGGTGGAAGGATGAAGAGGAACCTTTCATTAATCAATGGCATAAGCTCAAGACAATTGCGACTAAAGAAGTCCCTGTTTACTTAGCAGGAGATTTCAATGCGCCTGATATTATTCCAAACCAAAGTTATACCACTATTAAAGAAGATGGATGGTTTGATACACGTGACTTAGCAGATGATGTCCAAGGTCGTTTTACTGCTCAGGGTAAAATAGACGGATGGGATGAGGCAGTAGATGGTATGCGTATTGATTATATCTGGTGTAATAAAAAAGAACATGTAAAAAGCCATCATGTCATATTTGATGGTACACATGAAGATGTAGTTTCTGATCATTTTGGACTATTTATGGAGGATAGTTTATGA
- a CDS encoding helix-turn-helix domain-containing protein, giving the protein MSMGERLRKARLKMGYSQEEVARRIDTHRTTIGKYENGECEPSIKVLAKLIEIYCTDANYILYGKDMKVMNVSRVPENCMRDVYMLISEYLIDDYAYNENIHD; this is encoded by the coding sequence ATGTCAATGGGAGAACGATTAAGAAAAGCAAGATTAAAAATGGGATATTCTCAAGAAGAAGTCGCAAGACGTATTGATACACATCGCACAACCATAGGGAAGTATGAGAATGGTGAATGTGAACCATCTATAAAAGTCTTAGCGAAGCTGATAGAAATCTATTGTACAGATGCGAATTATATTCTTTATGGCAAGGATATGAAAGTGATGAATGTATCAAGAGTACCAGAGAACTGTATGAGAGATGTCTATATGTTGATTTCAGAATATCTTATTGATGATTATGCGTATAATGAAAACATCCACGATTAG